The window CTGGAACTTCTACCAAAGACCCCAAAAACACTCGTAAAGCACGCCCTGTATTGATCACCGTTTTCCTCAATTCATTCTCCTCTGCTTCGAAACTAAAACCTTCAACAAGCGCTTCAAGTCTTTCTGCATGCACCATTGGTGACTCGGCAACCTTCTCTTTTACTATCCTTGAAATTCTACCACCATATTTTCGTACCTCTAATACACCCAGAAAAATAATTATTATCCCTCCAAAAATAACGGGAAGATGCCCCCTTAAACTTATAATCCTTTGAGGATATGGTTCGATCCCCTTGATGCTCTCAAGTGGCACATCTATCTTTTTCAGAACACTATTTATTAAAATTGGAACAGCAGGGGCATTTATCTGTTGTGTTTCGAACAGTGTTTCACCCTCTTCCTGTCCCAGGGATTCTTCAGTTTTCTTGTAATAGAGAATAGGAAACGAGGGGATCTCAAGCATATTCTCTTCTTCCGCCAGATCATACACAGAGATTTCATAATCAACAATTAACTTTTGCAACCTACCGTCTACCTCTGCTTCATATTTACAATCAAGGAGTGTAAACGGATCAATGTTACATCTCTGCAAATTTTCTTTTAAGATCTCAAGATATCTTTCATGGAAGATCGTTAATTGATAGCGTACCCTGTCCCCAAGATTTACTACGTCTTTATCCACTGCAGCCTCTATCATGATTGGAACCTTTTTCATCGCAACGGGACTCGTTTTTGCTTCTCCTACAGCGTCATTCGCTTCATCCTTATACGGAATAGTAAAGGAAGGTATTGTATACACGCCCTCTTCGAGTTCCTCAGGCAATGACAGCATAAATGTGACAAGCTGGTAGTCCCTATCGTTATTAAAAATTTCCCTCTCTCCAATTGTAACGTCCTCAACCTTAAACGGAGAGAGATTTACCTCTTTAAATTGATCAGTATTTACGCTGATTCCTAATTTCCATAAAAGTTGTACCGTTAAATGTATCATTTTGCCGGATACAAATCGGTAGTTTTCGACAAATGTCCAAAGCTCTACTGGTTCGCTGATCTCAAGCTTTTCCTTCTCTTCCTGCTGCCCGTAACCAATCACATCAATATCTGATTCGGCAATCTTTTCCCCTGAATCAGCATCTTGTGCCCAGCTGCGCGGACTGTTAAGGAAGAACACAAAGAAACAAAAACATATAATCAAAACCTTCTTTACTTTCTTAATCGACTTCTTCTCCTTAATTTTTTATCAAAATACTCTAATAGCAACCTTGCCCATTGTTCCTCATCCTGATCAGTCCGGAGGGTAAGGCATTCAAGATTAAGCCTGTGAAACAGTTGTTTATTTTGCTGGTTTGATTCGAGCCCCTGAGACAAATCAAGATACTTCAATTCATCTGTCTCAAGATCCCTAACCGCCACAAACCCCCGAACCTTTGGAAGAGTCTCATCCCTGAAATCTGAAATTATCATGGGAACAATGTCATGTTTAGCGGCCAAAGATTTTAACGAGCCCTCATAATTACAGGGTGCGAGAAAATCAGACAGGACAAAGACGAGCGAAGGAGCAGTTTGCAAAGTATCCAGAAACTCAAAAGCGCAATTCAAGTCTGTGAGTCCTCCACATGCCTTATTACAGGTAAGACTTTCAAATACCTTGAAATTTTCTTTTTGCCCCGATTGTGGCGGAACATATCTTTCAACCCTGTCAGTAAACGTTATGAAACTTACCTGGTTGCCTGCCTCTGTGGCCGATTGCACAAGGAGAGATATTATAGAAGTCTGAATATCCCCCTTGGTAAAACGTGAAGAACCAAATTTCTTTGATCCGCTCCTGTCTATCAGGAAAAAGATGCAGGTCCTTCGATCCACCAACTTCAATCTAACATGCAACCGACCTGTCCTTGTAGTCGCCTTCCAATCTATGGATCGAAACTCATCACCTGGTTGATACTGTCGTAATTCATCAAGCTCAAGGCCCCTGGTCGTCTTTAAAAAACTAAAAAATACCCCTTCAAAAAGGTTTGAAACTAATTTTTGCATGTGGAATCGAATCCGGCTTCTCAAGACATTGACTCCTTATTGTTCAGACTCCAGAATCGGTACCCTGCTCAATACTTCCTCTATGACATCGTCTGGATCTATACCCTGTGACTCGGCCTCGTGGGTCAAGATTATCCTGTGTCTCAAAACGAGGTATGCCATTTTGTGAATGTGCTCCGGCAGTATGATATCACTCCCGCTTAAAAATGCACAGACACGAGCCGCTTTTGCCAGATAAATCGAAGCTCGAGGTGACGCTCCATACATTACCGAGTTATTTACATTCAAACCATTCACAGCAGATGTATTATTGCCAAAACCATTGTAACCCGAATTCGGCCTTGTCTCTCTTACAATACGGGTGGTATACTTTAAGATCGGTGATTCCCGGTGTAACGGAATCTTTTTTGCGATAAAGTGCCTTAATGAAACTATTTCATCCGGATTCAAAACAACATCCAGCACGACATCTTCATCTTTCACCTGTCTTTCCGCAATCTCCTTCTCTTCGTGAAAAGAGGGGTAATCGATCTTTATTTTAAACATAAACCTGTCAATTTCAGCCTCAGGCAAGAGGTATGTACCTGAAATTTCTATAGGATTTTGTGTTGCAAGCACAATAAACAACTCTTCCAGTTTAAAAGTATCTCTTCCGATAGTTACCTGCTTTTCCTGCATACTTTCAAGCAAAGCGCTCTGGACTTTGGCAGGCGCCCGGTTAATCTCATCTGCAAGGAGTAAATTGGTAAATACCGGGCCTTTTTGAACCGTGCTTCTCCGGGTCTCAGGATCACACAATTCAAAGCCCGTAATATCACTCGGTATCAGATCAGGTGTAAACTGAACCCGCTGGAATTTTGCATCGATTACCCTTGATAGCGTTTTAACAGTAATAGTCTTTCCTAAGCCAGGAAAACCCTCTAAAAGGATGTGACCATCAGAAAAAATGGCAATAACTATAGCATCAACCATCTCTTCCTGCCCCACTATGACCTTGCCAACTTCCTTTTTTACCTTCAGGAATTTCTCGTTGACGTACCGTATATCTTCAAAGTCTTCTTCTTGGACTTCATTAATCAATTTCACCTTCTCCTGTGATCCCCAAAACTGGTGTGCTGAAACCCCTGCGTTTCAACCAGAACTATCAATCTGAAATCTGATTATCCGTTTATTCTGATAGACATATTCAGGGAGCTATGAACGGGTAGACGTTTCTCCGCAATTATAAAGTGAGTTCAGCCGGCAATCAAGATTAAATTTTCATCTTATTAAATTTTATTCTTGACGGTTAAAAAACCATTGCTAGAATGACCTTCTTTTATTCTCAACACTTATAAAGGGTATTTACTATGTCTTATGCAAAGATTGGGATAATCGGAGGAAGTGGATTATATAATATCGATGGACTTACCGATGTCGAGAATATTACCGTCGAAACCCCTTTCGGTGACGCATCTGAACGGTTCACGGTTGGAGTGCTTGAAGGAAAAAGAGTCGTATTTCTTCCACGTCATGGCAGTACACATAGTATACTGCCAGGAGAGTTAAACTTCCGGGCAAACATCTTCGGCATGAAGAAACTTGGAGTGGAGCAAATAATCGCTGTCAGTGCTGTCGGAAGCATGAAAAAAGAGATCAAGCCGCTTGATATCGTAATTCCTGACCAGTTTATCGACAGAACGAGGGGAAGAATTGACACCTTTTTCGGGAATGGCATTGTCGGACATGTAAGCGTTGCGGATCCCGTTTGCCCCTGCCTTGCAGATACCCTTTACGAATCAGCAAAAAAAACAGGTGCAACCGTACACAAAGGAGGAACTTACCTGTGCATGGAAGGACCTCAATTCTCAACAAGAGCAGAGTCTCACGCTTACCGCCAATGGGGAGTAAGCGTGATAGGCATGACAAACCTCCAAGAGGCAAAGCTTGCCCGTGAAGCAGAGATATGCTACAGCACACTCGCACTCTCCACTGACTATGATTGCTGGTATGAAGAGGAGGAAGACGTTACTGCCGACATGGTCATACAAAATCTTCGTAAAAACGTTGATACCGCCAAGGCTATTATCAAGTGTGCACTCCCCCACCTTGCAGAGGAGAGAAAATGTCTGTGTGTCAATGCAGCAAGAGATGCAATTATAACTCAAAAAGAGAATGTTCCAAGTGAGGTAAAGGAAAAACTGAACATTATCTTTGGGAAATATCTTTAGTGGTCTTACCAAACCAGGAACTTTTACCCCTCACTGCTAAATGATACATTTCATTGGTAATTTTGCGATGAGCATATTCTGAAATCTGCAATCCGGATTCTGAAATACCTCGATGAACTGTTACGTTATTTTTTCCCCAACTTAGAGTATTTATAACGCAAGATAAGGATAAAAGCACTAAATAACATGGCTGCCACGTTAGCCCCAATGATTATGATATCCTTCAGATGGAGACCATAAAAGAGCCACAAGGTAAAGCCAAAGAGCAAAAAAGAGTACATCAGGGGGGAAACATCCTCCAGTTTTTTGGTCCGCATTCCCCTTATTACCTGAGGGATAAAGCCTGAAGTGGTTCCTATAGCTGCAATAATACCGATAATCTTCCATTCCATAAAATTACCCCCCTTCCACCATTCTTAGCACATAACAGAATAAAGCCGATTTCCTTCAGGATCAAAAATCTGTATTTTTTATCCATCGGAACATTCTACTAGAGTTCTGTTTCAACATCAAAAAGATTATTTCAGTTTAAGGGGCTATTTGGAGACCGTGTTGGTGATTCTGGCAAGTAATTAAAAACTGCATTACCAATAGTTTTTCAAATAAGCTTGTAGGGTCGAAAATTACCGGGCGAAATTCAATGCAAAGCTCAGCCACAGCCGCCCCGCGCGGTATTTATCGTCCCGGTGGAGCGATCCTGATCAATCCCCATTCTCTGCCTGAGGCGAAACAGCCGAGGATCCAGGCAGACCGGCTGCACAGGTCCCGCCAGCGGAAGAAATCGTCCCTCCCGACGTATTAGACCGGTTCCACGGCATCTTGCCCAGCAGGATGCCCATACCGCACCAGTCGGTGACTCCGGCAAAGATCAAACCTGTGCCGACGAACCCTGAGAGAATCAGAAACGCGGGATGGACAAAAAAACCCGTGAGCACTCCAAGCAGGATCAGGCTGCCGGCTGCAATCCGCACCTGCCTCTCCAGAGACATGCGAGCCTTGCCCTTAACAGTACTGCCTCCTGCCTCGACGTATGCTCCCAGGCCCCCCTCGATCACAGATAGTCCCGCCACGTGAAGTTTCTCCAGGGCCTTCCTGGCGGTGGATGCCCGGTTCCCGCTGCGGCAAAGCAGCATTCGCGGAACGGGTGTGGCCATCACCTCATCGGCGCGCCTCTCGATCTGGTCAAGAGGGATCAGGCGAGAACCCTGGATGTGCTCACCGTCGAACTCGACTCCGGTACGTACATCAATCACACTGGAAGCCCCACCGGCGGTCACAAGACGGAATGCCTCATCTGCAGATACGGTTGCCTGGATGCTAACTCCCTGGCGGTTCAATCTCAGAAGATCGTCCATATTGGCTGGTC is drawn from Candidatus Scalindua sp. and contains these coding sequences:
- the mtnP gene encoding S-methyl-5'-thioadenosine phosphorylase, yielding MSYAKIGIIGGSGLYNIDGLTDVENITVETPFGDASERFTVGVLEGKRVVFLPRHGSTHSILPGELNFRANIFGMKKLGVEQIIAVSAVGSMKKEIKPLDIVIPDQFIDRTRGRIDTFFGNGIVGHVSVADPVCPCLADTLYESAKKTGATVHKGGTYLCMEGPQFSTRAESHAYRQWGVSVIGMTNLQEAKLAREAEICYSTLALSTDYDCWYEEEEDVTADMVIQNLRKNVDTAKAIIKCALPHLAEERKCLCVNAARDAIITQKENVPSEVKEKLNIIFGKYL
- a CDS encoding SemiSWEET transporter — translated: MEWKIIGIIAAIGTTSGFIPQVIRGMRTKKLEDVSPLMYSFLLFGFTLWLFYGLHLKDIIIIGANVAAMLFSAFILILRYKYSKLGKK
- a CDS encoding DUF58 domain-containing protein; the encoded protein is MQKLVSNLFEGVFFSFLKTTRGLELDELRQYQPGDEFRSIDWKATTRTGRLHVRLKLVDRRTCIFFLIDRSGSKKFGSSRFTKGDIQTSIISLLVQSATEAGNQVSFITFTDRVERYVPPQSGQKENFKVFESLTCNKACGGLTDLNCAFEFLDTLQTAPSLVFVLSDFLAPCNYEGSLKSLAAKHDIVPMIISDFRDETLPKVRGFVAVRDLETDELKYLDLSQGLESNQQNKQLFHRLNLECLTLRTDQDEEQWARLLLEYFDKKLRRRSRLRK
- a CDS encoding AAA family ATPase, with amino-acid sequence MINEVQEEDFEDIRYVNEKFLKVKKEVGKVIVGQEEMVDAIVIAIFSDGHILLEGFPGLGKTITVKTLSRVIDAKFQRVQFTPDLIPSDITGFELCDPETRRSTVQKGPVFTNLLLADEINRAPAKVQSALLESMQEKQVTIGRDTFKLEELFIVLATQNPIEISGTYLLPEAEIDRFMFKIKIDYPSFHEEKEIAERQVKDEDVVLDVVLNPDEIVSLRHFIAKKIPLHRESPILKYTTRIVRETRPNSGYNGFGNNTSAVNGLNVNNSVMYGASPRASIYLAKAARVCAFLSGSDIILPEHIHKMAYLVLRHRIILTHEAESQGIDPDDVIEEVLSRVPILESEQ
- a CDS encoding DUF2892 domain-containing protein produces the protein MTQTVTREIETIGSLQVVPFAHPQGCRGYLLIDRSSREALALDVHLDFVHNMAQRLKSEGWKLRYVVDTHTHADHPSGAADIASQFECTRMAHEKANHAGVTDHPKNGEQICLGKSVITVRYMPGHTPDHMGLAVEGAFFSGDSLLIGGVARTDFLDGDAGQLFDSIHALLVDFPEETILFPGHDYRNRIKSTLGEEKRGNPWLQISNRDTFVQKLTANPPPRPANMDDLLRLNRQGVSIQATVSADEAFRLVTAGGASSVIDVRTGVEFDGEHIQGSRLIPLDQIERRADEVMATPVPRMLLCRSGNRASTARKALEKLHVAGLSVIEGGLGAYVEAGGSTVKGKARMSLERQVRIAAGSLILLGVLTGFFVHPAFLILSGFVGTGLIFAGVTDWCGMGILLGKMPWNRSNTSGGTISSAGGTCAAGLPGSSAVSPQAENGD